A section of the Candidatus Neomarinimicrobiota bacterium genome encodes:
- a CDS encoding winged helix-turn-helix transcriptional regulator codes for MTDIHMPQDLDTVFEALANKHRRDIIYVLGLQPCSISFLAQMRGLSLPAIHKHIKILEDADMIIRKKMGRSNYLTLNRRSLRGLQNWLMQYHTYWGSDEETLENYAKFLGKSQNKKKEKK; via the coding sequence ATGACTGACATCCACATGCCCCAAGACTTAGATACCGTGTTTGAGGCACTCGCCAACAAGCATCGCCGCGACATCATTTATGTGCTCGGGTTGCAACCTTGCTCCATCAGTTTTCTAGCGCAAATGCGAGGGCTATCCCTGCCGGCGATTCACAAGCATATCAAGATTCTTGAGGACGCAGACATGATCATTCGCAAGAAGATGGGTCGTAGCAACTACCTTACCCTCAATCGGCGTTCGTTACGAGGGCTTCAAAATTGGCTTATGCAATATCACACTTACTGGGGTAGCGACGAGGAAACCTTGGAAAACTATGCTAAATTTTTGGGCAAATCGCAAAACAAAAAAAAGGAGAAAAAATGA
- a CDS encoding DUF4242 domain-containing protein: MPLFMDIHESPGVSEQDMAKAHLADIAIQEQYGATFHTYWLNKESGTANCLVDAPSAEQANAVHRASHGLEAKELIAVDKAVVEAFMGRIDETAAAIDPATTETGSSLRIILFTDMVGSTQMTQEIGDAAAMEVLQVHDTIVRAALKEHGGREVKHTGDGIMASFVSVAGSVHGAIDIQRGLRDYNKTGTNATLQVKIGLSAGEPVEKNQDLFGTAVQLAARICDHAKAEEILTAHTVQELCAGKGFEFGPSDEVLFKGFATPTKIDSVIWQGD; encoded by the coding sequence ATGCCACTATTTATGGATATACACGAGAGTCCAGGGGTTTCTGAACAAGATATGGCGAAGGCCCACCTGGCGGATATTGCCATTCAGGAACAATATGGAGCCACCTTTCATACCTATTGGTTGAATAAAGAGTCCGGCACCGCCAACTGCCTTGTTGATGCGCCCAGCGCTGAGCAGGCCAATGCGGTGCATCGGGCTTCGCACGGTTTGGAGGCCAAAGAATTGATTGCGGTCGACAAGGCGGTGGTGGAAGCCTTTATGGGTCGCATTGACGAGACTGCGGCGGCTATCGACCCAGCAACGACCGAAACCGGCTCGTCTCTCCGCATTATCCTGTTCACCGATATGGTCGGTTCCACCCAAATGACCCAGGAAATAGGTGATGCGGCGGCAATGGAAGTTCTGCAGGTCCACGACACCATTGTCCGTGCAGCACTCAAGGAGCACGGGGGTCGTGAAGTCAAGCATACCGGCGATGGCATTATGGCCTCCTTTGTCTCGGTAGCAGGCTCAGTACATGGTGCCATCGATATCCAGCGGGGGCTACGCGACTATAACAAGACCGGGACAAACGCAACTCTCCAGGTGAAAATCGGGTTGTCCGCAGGAGAGCCGGTGGAAAAGAATCAGGACCTTTTTGGAACGGCTGTACAGTTGGCGGCGCGTATTTGTGACCATGCCAAAGCTGAAGAAATACTGACGGCGCATACCGTTCAGGAACTGTGCGCTGGCAAAGGGTTCGAATTTGGCCCGTCGGATGAGGTATTGTTTAAGGGGTTTGCTACGCCAACAAAGATAGACTCAGTCATCTGGCAGGGCGACTAG
- a CDS encoding HIT domain-containing protein: MEHLWAPWRLDYVRTHQADAESCIFCDKPSAGDDAEQLIVFRGEEAFVLMNLYPYNNGHILVAPYRHEPLFDQLGPAVQMEMLQLMNRAMTIMRSEMQAGGFNFGANIGAAAGAGIEEHVHLHLVPRWSGDTNFMPVVAGTKVLVQTLRETRDLLAKGFAQQS, from the coding sequence CTGGAGCACCTCTGGGCGCCCTGGCGCCTGGACTACGTGCGCACACACCAGGCAGATGCAGAGAGCTGCATTTTCTGCGACAAACCGTCCGCCGGTGATGACGCTGAACAGCTGATCGTTTTCAGGGGCGAAGAAGCCTTCGTCCTGATGAACCTCTATCCCTATAATAACGGCCACATCCTCGTTGCGCCCTATCGGCACGAACCCCTCTTCGACCAGCTGGGACCGGCAGTTCAGATGGAGATGCTGCAGCTGATGAACCGGGCCATGACTATCATGCGCAGCGAAATGCAGGCTGGGGGCTTCAACTTTGGCGCCAACATCGGTGCCGCCGCAGGGGCGGGCATCGAAGAGCACGTCCACCTTCATCTAGTCCCACGCTGGTCCGGCGATACCAACTTCATGCCGGTGGTGGCCGGTACCAAAGTCCTGGTGCAGACCTTACGGGAAACACGCGACCTGTTGGCGAAAGGATTCGCGCAGCAATCCTAG
- a CDS encoding GIY-YIG nuclease family protein, producing the protein MHYLYILFSDSLDKFYVGSSHNPETSLTYHNNSNKGWTKRGRPWRLVFQQGFPNRREAQKVERFVKTQKSTRFIQKVLSGEVELRND; encoded by the coding sequence ATCCATTACCTCTACATTCTCTTTTCAGATTCCCTGGATAAGTTCTATGTGGGAAGCTCTCACAATCCAGAGACGAGTCTTACTTATCATAACAACAGTAATAAGGGTTGGACTAAAAGAGGCCGGCCCTGGCGTCTCGTGTTTCAGCAAGGCTTTCCGAACCGGAGAGAAGCTCAAAAGGTGGAACGGTTTGTCAAGACGCAGAAAAGCACGAGATTTATCCAGAAGGTCCTTTCTGGGGAGGTTGAATTGAGAAACGACTAA